Proteins encoded by one window of Burkholderia plantarii:
- a CDS encoding DMT family transporter → MSARHLSLLILLASLWGASFLFIRVGVAEFGVAPLMALRVGFGALFLVGLALWRVGAAPLAAALRSHAWPLLVCGLLNSAAPFCLFAFAELTLQAGITSVINATAPLWSAVVAYVWLRERLSLTRTLGLVTGFAGVLLLVARQVFAPDGGTGSATGSAGATALAATAALAATLLYGIAANYTKRKLSGVDPLLNAAGTMIGSTVLLLLPALATWPATPVSAHAWGSVLALGVLCTGVAYFIFFHLIAHVGPSRAITVTFVIPIFGIFWGAVFLDEAVAPVMLAGCAVVLLGTALATGVIRRIPGLGPARDAA, encoded by the coding sequence ATGTCCGCCCGCCATCTTTCGCTGCTGATCCTGCTTGCCTCGCTTTGGGGCGCCTCGTTCCTGTTCATCCGCGTCGGCGTCGCCGAGTTCGGCGTCGCGCCGCTGATGGCGCTGCGCGTCGGCTTCGGCGCGCTGTTCCTGGTCGGCCTCGCGCTCTGGCGGGTTGGCGCCGCCCCGCTCGCGGCCGCGTTGCGCAGCCATGCGTGGCCGCTGCTGGTGTGCGGTCTGCTCAATTCGGCCGCGCCGTTCTGCCTGTTCGCGTTCGCCGAGCTGACGCTGCAGGCCGGCATCACCTCGGTGATCAACGCCACCGCGCCGCTCTGGAGCGCAGTGGTGGCCTACGTCTGGCTGCGCGAGCGGCTCTCGCTCACGCGCACGCTCGGGCTCGTGACCGGCTTCGCCGGCGTGCTGCTGCTGGTGGCGCGCCAGGTGTTCGCGCCGGACGGCGGCACGGGCAGCGCCACCGGCAGCGCGGGCGCCACGGCGCTGGCCGCCACCGCCGCGCTGGCCGCCACGCTGCTGTACGGGATCGCCGCGAACTACACGAAGCGCAAGCTGTCCGGCGTCGATCCGCTGCTCAACGCGGCCGGCACCATGATCGGCTCGACCGTGCTGTTGCTGCTGCCGGCGCTCGCGACCTGGCCGGCCACGCCGGTCTCGGCGCATGCCTGGGGCTCGGTGCTCGCGCTCGGCGTCCTCTGCACCGGCGTGGCCTACTTCATCTTCTTCCACCTGATCGCGCACGTCGGGCCGTCGCGCGCGATCACCGTCACGTTCGTGATTCCGATCTTCGGGATCTTCTGGGGCGCCGTGTTCCTCGACGAAGCGGTCGCGCCGGTCATGCTCGCCGGCTGCGCGGTGGTGCTGCTCGGCACCGCGCTCGCCACCGGCGTGATCCGGCGCATCCCGGGCCTCGGGCCGGCGCGCGACGCGGCCTGA
- a CDS encoding glycine zipper 2TM domain-containing protein has protein sequence MNSIRRVGIGALLIASIASLSACDSMTTRQRDTAIGAGVGGVAGAAIGGSALSTLGGAAAGGLIGNQVGK, from the coding sequence ATGAACTCGATCCGGCGTGTTGGCATAGGTGCATTGTTGATCGCCTCCATCGCGAGCCTTTCGGCTTGTGATTCGATGACCACGCGCCAGCGCGATACGGCGATCGGGGCCGGCGTCGGCGGTGTGGCCGGCGCGGCGATCGGCGGCAGCGCGCTGTCGACGCTCGGCGGCGCCGCGGCGGGCGGCCTGATCGGCAATCAGGTCGGCAAGTAA
- the thiC gene encoding phosphomethylpyrimidine synthase ThiC: protein MNANPKFLSADARVDAAAIAPLPNSRKVYVTGSQPDIRVPMREITQSDTPTGFGGEKNPPIYVYDTSGPYTDPEAEIDIRSGLPALRQRWIEARGDTETLAGLTSEYGRERAADAATAELRFPGLHRQPRRAQGGRNVTQMHYARQGIITPEMEYIAIRENQRRAEYLESLRDSGPNGAKLAAMMGRQHRGQAFGAAAFGAQALTEITPEFVREEVARGRAIIPANINHPESEPMIIGRNFLVKINANIGNSAVTSSIGEEVDKMTWAIRWGGDTVMDLSTGKHIHETREWIIRNSPVPIGTVPIYQALEKVNGKAEDLTWEIFRDTLIEQAEQGVDYFTIHAGVRLQYVPLTANRMTGIVSRGGSIMAKWCLAHHKESFLYEHFEDICEIMKAYDVSFSLGDGLRPGSIYDANDEAQLGELKTLGELTQIAWKHDVQVMIEGPGHVPMQLIKENMDLQLEWCDEAPFYTLGPLTTDIAPGYDHITSGIGAAMIGWFGTAMLCYVTPKEHLGLPNKDDVKEGIITYKLAAHAADLAKGHPGAQVRDNALSKARFEFRWEDQFNIGLDPDKAREFHDETLPKDSAKVAHFCSMCGPHFCSMKITQDVRDFAAKQGVSETEALKKGMEVKAVEFVKTGAEIYHRQ from the coding sequence ATGAATGCCAATCCGAAGTTCCTGTCCGCCGACGCCCGCGTCGACGCCGCCGCGATCGCCCCGCTGCCGAATTCCCGCAAGGTCTACGTGACCGGCTCGCAGCCCGACATCCGCGTGCCGATGCGCGAGATCACGCAGTCGGACACGCCGACCGGCTTCGGCGGCGAGAAGAACCCGCCGATCTACGTCTACGACACGTCCGGCCCGTACACGGACCCGGAAGCCGAGATCGACATCCGCTCGGGCCTGCCGGCGCTGCGCCAGCGCTGGATCGAGGCGCGCGGCGACACCGAAACGCTGGCCGGCCTGACGAGCGAGTACGGCCGCGAGCGCGCCGCCGACGCGGCCACCGCCGAGCTGCGCTTCCCGGGCCTGCACCGCCAGCCGCGCCGCGCGCAGGGCGGGCGCAACGTCACGCAGATGCACTACGCGCGCCAGGGCATCATCACGCCGGAGATGGAATACATCGCGATCCGCGAGAACCAGCGCCGCGCCGAATACCTCGAAAGCCTGCGCGACAGCGGCCCGAACGGCGCCAAGCTGGCCGCCATGATGGGCCGCCAGCACCGCGGCCAGGCGTTCGGCGCCGCCGCGTTCGGCGCGCAGGCGCTCACCGAGATCACGCCCGAATTCGTGCGCGAGGAAGTGGCGCGCGGCCGCGCGATCATCCCGGCCAACATCAACCACCCCGAGTCGGAGCCGATGATCATCGGCCGCAACTTCCTCGTGAAGATCAACGCGAACATCGGCAACTCGGCCGTGACCTCGTCGATCGGCGAGGAGGTCGACAAGATGACCTGGGCGATCCGCTGGGGCGGCGACACGGTGATGGATCTCTCCACCGGCAAGCACATCCACGAGACGCGCGAGTGGATCATCCGCAACAGCCCGGTGCCGATCGGCACGGTGCCGATCTACCAGGCGCTGGAAAAGGTCAACGGCAAGGCCGAGGACCTGACCTGGGAAATCTTCCGCGACACGCTGATCGAGCAGGCCGAGCAAGGCGTCGACTACTTCACGATCCACGCCGGCGTGCGCCTGCAGTACGTGCCGCTCACGGCCAACCGGATGACGGGCATCGTCTCGCGCGGCGGCTCGATCATGGCGAAGTGGTGCCTCGCGCATCACAAGGAGAGCTTCCTCTACGAGCACTTCGAGGACATCTGCGAAATCATGAAGGCCTACGACGTGAGCTTCTCGCTCGGCGACGGCCTGCGCCCCGGCTCGATCTACGACGCCAACGACGAGGCGCAGCTGGGCGAGCTGAAGACGCTCGGCGAACTCACGCAGATCGCCTGGAAGCACGACGTGCAGGTGATGATCGAAGGCCCCGGCCACGTGCCGATGCAGCTGATCAAGGAGAACATGGACCTGCAGCTCGAATGGTGCGACGAGGCGCCGTTCTACACGCTCGGGCCGCTCACCACCGACATCGCGCCCGGCTACGACCACATCACCTCGGGCATCGGCGCGGCGATGATCGGCTGGTTCGGCACGGCGATGCTCTGCTACGTCACGCCGAAGGAGCACCTCGGGCTGCCGAACAAGGACGACGTCAAGGAAGGCATCATCACCTACAAGCTCGCGGCGCACGCGGCCGACCTGGCCAAGGGCCACCCGGGCGCGCAGGTGCGCGACAACGCGCTTTCGAAGGCGCGCTTCGAGTTCCGCTGGGAAGACCAGTTCAACATCGGCCTCGATCCCGACAAGGCACGCGAATTCCACGACGAGACGCTGCCGAAGGATTCGGCCAAGGTCGCGCACTTCTGCTCGATGTGCGGCCCGCACTTCTGCTCGATGAAGATCACGCAGGACGTGCGCGACTTCGCGGCGAAGCAGGGTGTGTCGGAAACCGAGGCGTTGAAGAAGGGCATGGAGGTCAAGGCCGTCGAGTTCGTCAAGACCGGCGCCGAGATCTACCACCGCCAGTGA